One segment of Panicum virgatum strain AP13 chromosome 1K, P.virgatum_v5, whole genome shotgun sequence DNA contains the following:
- the LOC120708558 gene encoding LRR receptor-like serine/threonine-protein kinase EFR isoform X1, with product MAAGWAEVTVKCLVHYFKQPAKAKLAVIIVVPFLLLCYGLGNVHSSIVHENREDLRGLLDFKHGITSDPYDALRNWNTSTHFCHWNGVNCTLTRPWRVTVLNLTRQKLVGQISPSLVNLTFLNMLVLSHNLLHGIIPDSLTNCSNLNYLFLSYNNLMGAIPTSIGFLSKLISLQIHRNNLVGLIPPAIGNISTLKSLDLGENQLNGPIPDKLWQLRNMKYFYLNENSLSGEIPQTVSNISSLLDLSLSTNMLEGTLPSNIGDAFPNLQNLFLGINTFQGQIPASIGNASGLGRIDLSSNGFSGQIPSSFGRIGALYYLNLESNKLEAASDGEGWEFFHALANCTSLQVISVSNNQLEGVIPNSIGNLPTNLTYLGMSGNKLSGVVPPSIGKFQNLVYLLLDGNSLTGTIEEWIGKLTKLQTLGLHGNNFIGTIPPSISKVTQLSYFSLAENNFNGFIPPGLGNLQRMSILNLSYNNFEGSIPVELGNLIALTKLDLSSNKLSGEIP from the exons ATGGCTGCCGGCTGGGCAGAG gtgaCAGTTAAGTGCCTCGTGCATTACTTCAAGCAACCGGCAAAAGCGAAACTCGCCGTGATTATAGTAGTGCCATTTCTCCTGCTGTGTTATGGACTTGGCAACGTCCATAGCTCGATAGTTCATGAGAACAGAGAAGATCTTCGCGGCCTGCTTGActtcaagcatggtatcacCAGCGATCCATATGATGCCTTGCGCAACTGGAATACAAGCACCCACTTCTGTCATTGGAATGGAGTGAACTGCACCTTAACTCGACCATGGCGTGTCACGGTGCTCAATCTCACCAGGCAAAAATTGGTTGGCCAAATCTCCCCGTCTCTTGTAAACTTAACCTTTCTTAACATGCTTGTTCTATCCCACAACCTTTTGCATGGAATCATACCCGATTCACTTACAAACTGTTCCAATTTGAACTATTTATTCCTATCTTACAACAACCTTATGGGTGCGATTCCCACTAGCATAGGCTTTCTTTCAAAATTAATCTCCTTGCAGATTCACAGAAATAATCTCGTTGGTCTTATCCCGCCTGCGATAGGAAACATTAGCACTTTAAAATCACTTGACCTTGGAGAAAATCAATTGAACGGGCCAATTCCCGACAAGCTTTGGCAGCTACGGAACATGAAGTACTTTTACCTAAATGAAAATAGTCTATCAGGTGAAATCCCACAGACTGTCTCTAATATATCTTCTCTCCTGGATTTATCCTTGTCTACCAATATGCTGGAGGGCACATTGCCATCTAACATTGGTGATGCCTTCCCTAATCTCCAAAATCTGTTCTTGGGAATCAACACTTTCCAGGGTCAAATTCCAGCTTCCATTGGTAATGCTTCAGGTCTAGGAAGAATAGATCTATCATCTAATGGTTTCAGTGGCCAAATCCCAAGCTCTTTTGGAAGGATCGGAGCGCTGTATTATCTGAACCTTGAATCAAATAAGCTTGAAGCCGCGAGTGATGGTGAAGGCTGGGAATTCTTCCATGCGCTCGCAAATTGTACTAGTCTACAGGTTATTTCAGTATCCAACAATCAGCTAGAGGGAGTCATACCAAATTCGATAGGTAACCTACCCACCAACCTTACGTATCTAGGAATGAGTGGAAACAAGCTATCAGGAGTTGTCCCCCCAAGCATAGGAAAATTTCAGAACTTAGTTTATCTCTTACTAGATGGCAACAGCCTTACCGGTACAATTGAAGAATGGATTGGCAAACTGACAAAGCTACAAACTTTAGGCCTCCATGGGAATAACTTTATCGGGACAATTCCACCTTCCATTAGCAAAGTTACGCAGCTGTCATACTTCTCTCTTGCAGAAAATAACTTCAACGGTTTCATACCTCCTGGCTTGGGGAACCTTCAACGTATGTCAATATTGAACCTTAGCTATAACAATTTCGAAGGGAGCATACCTGTTGAGTTGGGTAATCTTATAGCACTCACCAAACTAGATCTTTCATCGAACAAGCTTAGTGGGGAAATTCCTTAA
- the LOC120708558 gene encoding receptor kinase-like protein Xa21 isoform X2, with the protein MPGFLSDLDLLTKLDLSYNNLQGQIPTYGVFGNATIVSLDGNPRLCGGATDLHKPPCHVRSTRARTVNYLIKILIPIFGFLSLLLLVYFLLVDKRISRRAHLSQLSFGEHFEKVTFQDLAQATKDFSEVNLIGKGSYGSVYRGKLKESKAEVAVKVFDLQMPGAERSFLSECEALRSIQHRNLLPILTACSTVDNSGNVFKALIYELMPNGNLDSWLHDKGDKGGTKRLSLTQTISIVVNVADALDYLHHDCGRPTVHCDLKPSNILLDDDMNALLGDFGIARLYVDPQSTRAASTSSIGLKGTIGYIPPEYGGGGQASTSGDVYSFGIVLLEIFTGKRPTDPTFTDGLDIISFVENSFPDQIFHVVDAHIVEECKKLSQEKKVPENEVYRCLLAILQVALSCTRSLPSERSDMKQVASKIHEIQTSYRGWNYKE; encoded by the exons ATGCCAGGCTTCTTAAGTGATTTAGACCTTCTAACTAAACTGGACCTATCTTACAACAATTTACAAGGACAAATACCAACATATGGTGTATTTGGTAATGCTACAATTGTTTCACTCGATGGCAATCCGAGACTGTGTGGTGGAGCCACGGATTTGCATAAGCCTCCATGCCATGTTAGATCTACAAGAGCAAGGACAGTAAACTATTTGATCAAAATACTGATCCCAATATTTGGGTTCCTGTCACTCCTGTTACTTGTCTATTTTCTACTCGTTGACAAGAGGATTTCAAGAAGAGCACATCTATCGCAGCTTTCCTTTGGTGAGCATTTTGAGAAAGTTACGTTCCAGGACCTCGCACAAGCCACAAAGGACTTCTCGGAAGTCAATCTCATTGGGAAAGGAAGCTACGGTTCCGTGTACAGAGGCAAATTGAAGGAAAGCAAAGCAGAGGTGGCTGTGAAGGTTTTCGACCTTCAGATGCCAGGAGCGGAGAGAAGCTTCCTGTCAGAGTGTGAAGCACTGAGAAGCATTCAGCATCGGAATCTTCTCCCCATCTTAACTGCCTGTTCAACCGTAGATAACTCGGGCAATGTTTTCAAGGCTTTAATTTATGAGCTGATGCCTAATGGGAACCTGGATTCATGGCTGCACGACAAAGGGGACAAGGGAGGTACTAAACGTCTAAGCCTAACTCAAACAATAAGCATAGTTGTCAACGTGGCAGATGCATTGGATTATTTACACCACGACTGCGGAAGGCCCACTGTCCATTGTGACTTGAAGCCGAGCAATATCCTTCTAGATGATGATATGAATGCTCTCTTGGGAGATTTCGGCATTGCACGTCTCTACGTTGATCCTCAGTCAACACGGGCAGCTTCGACAAGTTCGATTGGCCTGAAGGGGACAATTGGATATATTCCTCCAG AGTACGGGGGAGGTGGCCAAGCTTCAACGTCCGGGGATGTTTATAGTTTCGGCATAGTGTTGTTGGAGATTTTCACAGGAAAAAGGCCGACAGATCCTACGTTCACGGACGGGCTAGACATCATCAGCTTCGTGGAGAACAGCTTTCCGGACCAGATATTTCACGTTGTTGATGCCCATATCGTGGAAGAATGCAAAAAACTTTCCCAAGAAAAGAAAGTACCAGAAAATGAGGTCTACCGGTGCTTGTTGGCTATTCTGCAAGTAGCACTTTCTTGCACGCGTTCATTACCATCTGAACGGTCCGATATGAAGCAGGTAGCCAGCAAAATACATGAAATCCAGACGTCATATCGTGGATGGAACTATAAGGAGTAA
- the LOC120708618 gene encoding uncharacterized protein LOC120708618 produces MVVLAKPPALDQISLVRSPEPGGSSPLPGLPAVDLSGPGAALAVVDACEWFGFFKVVNHGVPAGVANRLEAEAVARRRTRTLPAPPTRWVGPPPPAVEHPYPRRPRLSIVLGLSRSPHPSCDPCGRTRGRPGGGWPQMFLGLGAPTYLVSSFPSYRNHIGAPFPLSKIMLPPPVVLCNLSLICLRNLSAAMECLLVCNSL; encoded by the exons ATGGTCGTCCTCGCGAAGCCGCCGGCGCTCGACCAAATCTCGCTAGTGAGGTCCCCGGAGCCCGGGGGCAGCTCcccgctccccggcctgccgGCCGTCGACCTCTCGGGGCCCGGCGCGGCCCTAGCCGTCGTGGACGCGTGCGAGTGGTTCGGGTTCTTCAAGGTCGTCAACCACGGCGTGCCGGCCGGCGTCGCGAATAGGCTGGAGGCCGAGGCCGTCGCGCGCAGGCGGACCAGGACGCTTCCGGCCCCGCCGACCCGCTGGgtagggccgccgccgcccgcggtggAGCACCCGTACCCCCGACGCCCACGGCTATCAATCGTCCTGGGACTGAGCCGCTCGCCGCATCCGTCGTGTGATCCTTGCGGCCGCACCCGTGGTcgccccggcggcggctggccgcAGATGTTCCTGGGGCTGGGAGCGCCGACATATCTTGTCAGTTCTTTTCCCTCGTACCGGAACCACATTGGCGCTCCCTTTCCTCTCTCCAAGATCATG CTGCCCCCTCCCGTGGTCCTTTGCAATCTCTCCTTGATCTGTCTACGAAATCTTTCCGCGGCGATGGAGTGTTTGTTGGTGTGCAACAGTCTTTGA